Genomic segment of Porites lutea chromosome 13, jaPorLute2.1, whole genome shotgun sequence:
ATTAGAGGGGCAGGGGATTGAGGTAAAGAACACCTTCATTCCCACCCCTAGTGTTGAGATATCCCTGGGAACAGGTTCCTCCCAGCTACATGTATAGCCCCTCCACCATCAGTGAGTTTCCACAATCCATGGTGACTCCTGAAGAAGGAACTAACGGGAAGGCATGTCTCCTAAAATCTCACCATGGAACGTACTTGACTTCAGGTCATTTacaaacacaggtaaaattacAACAGAACAGTGTACCTCTCCATTTATCTATTGGCCAATCCTTAGCTTCAAATTGAACTTCATCAAACGGCTCACATGTTGGCTGTAGgaagaatttttaatttgcaaaacTTCAGTTCAGTTAACTGCTGTGTACTGACTGAACTCAGTGAATCAAAAGGTAAAACTAAAGGGAGGGATCTGTGGTACATAAACAGTCAATGATGAGTGTCTGTATTCTTGAAATATTCAATGTATCACTCATTTGACTCATTTGTTGTTGGTATTGTTTATATTAAAACTAGGCTACAACATCAAAAGTTCATCCAACAGCAGCACAGCTTGTTGAACCACGATCAAACAAGTACAATAGTGTTACTAGATCTTACTGTGGTACATCAAATTCTGTTCATTGACCCCCGGCCCCACGAAGAAAGAATGGAAAACAGAATGGGCTCAAAGAACATGATTAACTTCTATAATTTTCTAATCTTAATCCAAATCTAATAGTTTGCAAAGCTCTCACATAGGATATACTTGCACAGGGTACAGCAGATAAGTAATAACCTAAGTTTCTAGTGCTATCAGATCAAAGACAGATTTCTTAAGGTAACATTGAGGAAAATTTAGAAGCAGATGGAGTGTAAGTCTGCACCTCATCATCTGGGTCAGCATAAGTAGTAAGGTAAGGATGAGCAAGGGCTTCTTCTGCAGTCAGTCTATTGTCCGTATCAAGAAGAAGCATTTTCTCCAGCAGATCTACAGCTGATtgaacaaacaaataaacaaacaaacaaaaaagtggTATGAGATCTGTCCCATAGGAAATAGCTAGTGTCCAGGAACAGgctattttatgttttattataATGGTTTATCTTATAAAAAAAGTGATATTATTGTTTGAGATGGAAAACATTCTTGTGTGAAAAGGAACACATTAACCTTTcatgaaaattaatatttatttctaAGAAGATTTTCAGTATGATGAAGATATCGACTATTGTTTAGTCAATGCTAAACAATATATTTACCTTGAGGGTTAGCGTGAAGAAAGACATCtgagaaaggtttcttttcaTACTCGGGCATTGACAGTATATAATTTCTTGCCTGTCAAGACACAAAAATTGagattaaaatatattttacttgAAAGAAAACGGCACTGGTTGATTTTCAAAGCACTGATTTTCAATAGTATGAAGGGAATATAATaactataaataaaataatataatagtTATTTGAACTATTTACTGCAAACAGAaaacatatttttgtttttgtggtatAAATAATCCCTTCTCTACGTATTCAACTATTACTAATTAAAAGTAAGACAAACTGAGCCAATGAGCATAAAAAATGAGTAATGATATTtcaataaaatgataaaatttataCTTCCATGCAAAGGTGTTTTCTTTCTACCCTGTACATATAAGACACGTTAAAATTTCCACAAaattttttcaagacaaataaaaacaaaacataggCTGTACTTACAGAATCACTGCTAATTTTGTCCAAAAACTCTTGATCTGGTTTGCCAACAAGCTTCATTATCCGTGTCAATTGATCAATATTTTTGTAAAGTTAAGATAAACAACCAACAACTACCACAGCATAGCCTCAAGTCAAACTAAGCAGCAGTTTTCCACAGTTTAATCAGTTTCCACATCTGGAATACTGCTTTAACTTTGAATAATCTAAAAAATTTTAGAACCATTTTTCATTGCGTTCAAAGCAGGAGAGCTAATTTCTGATTTGGAGGATTTTGTACAGGTTCCTGCTTGCAAAATCCaggaaaatttcagattttgagcACAAACATATCGGCAGCCTTTTGATTTTTATAGGGGCTAACTCAGTTAATTACACATATGCATTTAGAATGGTCGCATTTTTGCTAACTACTATTCCTTCAGTTTGCCATGTTTTTACTGACCAtgggccatttctgagttccaaaaactatTACTTTTCAAATGAGGCTTACAAGTGCAAAAACTTGTGAAAatcagttttatttgcatgaggataaaaccctaaccctaaccctaacccctaacccctaacccctaaccctaacccctaaccctttCACTTCCCTCTCCacgcgattttttcaccctttccccaacTTTAGAAGATCCCTGGTCAGTCTGTTGGGTAAAAGGATATGATCATTTCCAGGAAACAATGTCTTGGAGGTCAACAGCTCAGCCATAATACATCCAACAGACCAAACGTCCACTGtcaaaatagtttaaaaacattattAGCTTGAAGTCATTATCTTTATATTTCACAAACAATTTTAGGACAACAGTAAATTAAGACAAAATGAATGCAGCAAACCCGTTTTGTTGTAGTGCATCCAGTTAAGCATGATCTCAGGTGCCCTGTACCAGCGTGTGGCTACGTATCCAGTCATCTCCTCTTCTGCCATCCTTGCAAGACCAAAGTCCAGAATCTACCAATAAAAACTTGGtgattttaataattattaaccttaaaatttaatattatcttaacAATGCACAAAAATGCGTCAACATCTTTTTCCTGATGTGTTACAATAAGGAATATACTTTGAGTAATTGCATCAATATTTTCCTGTTGCTCTATTTTAATCATTGAGGTAGTAATGTGCCAAAATATCTTTTTATGGCAAGAGGAGACCTCAAATCCAACATGGATATTAATAAACATGCAGAAAAAACAACTCACCTTTAATTCACAATCTTCATTAACAGCTATGTTGCTTGGTTTCAAGTCCTTATAAGACAGTAAGATAACAtaaaaaatccaaaatccaCATAAAATTGATGACTTGGATGAAAGGGCTGTACTTatttctttaaccctttaagccccagtatccacatacaaattctccaaactgatctccatacatttccttcaagaatgagttgagagaatttgataaaagatcaaggcatttttacttgggtgatcattttatttattctcataacttatctcttgacagtgtatggatattgttaggagaaaattgatcttggtcactattgggactaaAAGGGTTAACCTGGTTATTCACAGTGAACtgaaaaaacctaaaaacagataaaggatggaaaagcgacataaacactattactgattacgagtcttcacagccaataacatcacagcttaactgacagacgaccaataacatcgcgacataattgaccaatcagatcaataaccagagtataataccatcaactgacgtgatacaactcactttgactcagaagatgactaccgcacaggttgtcgaaacgtcagtcaacaacaacagtcctattcaggactacattcacccggacgatcaaactcaacctacttttgaaatgactcctgggttcaaacctttcacagtcaTAAACACTATTGCTGGTTTTAAACCCAAATGGTTTCTGTTACTGTAAAACAATGCAATAGTTATGAATTTTCTTACCCTATGAATGACTCCTGCTGAATGTACATactgaaacaaataaacacAATGTTAAATATTTCAATGAAGGGCTTGCTTTCTAAGGAAACTGCAATGTTGTGTTTGTAgaatttggttttatcaactgagttgataAATAACACCACTAACCACCTCcacttcagtgaataattattattcacttAAGTAGAGGTGGCTAGTGACGGAAATTTTCCGAGCCATGATGTtacgaggtaaatatccaccaTTAGCCACAGACACTGAGGTGAACAGTTGTTTTAgtgtactaaaacagtgagatgaTTTAGCAAAAAATGATGATTTCTAACTGATTTACTGCTGCcaatattatttcaattttagcACGTAAATAACCAAAGGGCTGTCACGTTTGTTTGCCAACAAATAAAATTCTTGATGGCCTTTTTTAGCTCTTGTGGCTTAAGCTGTAAAGGATTCCTACATGTTTTTATGTTACATACCTTAAGTCCTCTTAAAATCTGGTACACGAGGAACTGGACATGTTCATCGGTCAGCTTTTGACATTTAAGAATGCTGTTCAAATCTGCCCCCATGAGAGCTGTTACCATGTATCTAGCGATTACAATGAAAACAGTAACATGATCAGCATAGTAGCGCTCACAGGAAAGGCACGAGAGTCAAATTTCTCTTCCACTGGCCCCGCGGTCACGTTCCATAGAAATGGAAGTTAAAATTTCTCTTTCAACTTCCGGTAAATGGAGCAACTTTACAGCAGATTATTTCTTGAATGCAATgatataattacaaaaaaagacTAGATATGCATATTACATGACCTAAACTTACTGCTGATAGATTTtgagctaaaaaaaatgttgaaaatttgccGGTGCAGATACCTTAAATGTTGATAAAAGTTTGTACTTAATTAATAACAAGTATTTTAAATATCAAATAATGATAATTGAAGTTGCAGCAAAAATCTTGTTAGAAAAAATACTACTGATGACTGGAATGATGTAAAATAGTTTTAAGTGACAGGATAAAGAtcttacagtggaaccccgccttaaaaccaccccgtttataagatcacctcgttattacggccattttctttcaaaccaaacgtaaaaaccattgagttattttattattttgaggaccccgttaatgcgaccaccttgttattacgaccaggattttatggcccaacggtggtcgcattaacggggtttcactgtatttggTATCCTCAACTTTACACTTACACATCCTTAAATGCATCAAGTGATGTGTCTGGAGTAAATACATCAAGTAAACCAATGACCTGTAAGGAGATAACAGGGTGGGTTATTGCTAGATAATGCTTTATTTTGAATGACAGATCCATAAGGCTACAAAAATTTTACTCAATAATGTCTACTTAGCAAACTTGGTGCTCATGGAAAACTGTCTGCAGGTTGGTAGAAAATGTAAAAACGTTCCTCACAAAGTTAACTATACCCCCGGCCTGACCATTCCAGTTAATTGAGCAAGATTGGTTTCTTTCACGCAAAGCTGTCATCTCATTGTAAATATTTGGTTTTATAAACCAAGTTGATAAGGTATATTATTGGCCATGCTTGTATCATTCTGATGAGGGACAAGTGCTAGAAACATCAGCTTCTACAACttccaatggtgaccaacacaACACCACAGTTCTTAAAAAACCAACCCCTTAACTCATCATCTTAATGCCAGCCTACTAGATATTTGCATTTACAAAGTCTGCACTAGGCTATATCTGCTGCAAGATATCAGTAACAATAAATTTCTGATAGCAATGGACAACAATCAAGGCAATATTTGAAACTGAAACTGGACTTGTGACTATCTATTGGTCAAATACTGCTCTATGTGTTCTATAATGGAGCTCCATGCACGTGCTTcaagcggagccccatagctaagaaaatttggttatttatccatccaagaaattttggtagtcatgTGATCATCCACCCATCTGTCTGCATCACAGGGCAGCCAATAtaaaatctcacactttctagctagtatAGGAGCCAACAgcctgatattgcacatccatgttgtgatcaatattgacagctgtcaaaacagggtatctgctgaccagtatcaaaTGACCATATCACAGACTTAAGTGTCCAGCCATCGAGGCtacctgtttttcttttactggtaagttatccgctgacaggtTATTAGTTTTCAATTGATCGCGGACTCAACTCCAAGTGGATTCAGTACTTTGTGACGgtaacaagtttattgtttgaagtaaattataaattattaacgGAAGCTTCTTTTTTAGCCTTGGGTGAATCTACACATTACAAGTAAGCTACGTACAGCTCACTATTAATACACtatgtaaaaatattttatagttttatcaTCTCAAGTGTTAAGTGATTTCTGCATTCATATATATAGTAACTATTCACTTACATTTTCATGGTTCATATGGCGTAAAAGTTTCAATTCTCTGAAGGACCTCTTTGCATGCATGGTAGTCTGGAATGGGCGAGATAACTTTTTGATAGCAACCTGCTCTCCAGTTTCAACATTTGTTGCTGAGCTTTGAGTttataacagaaaaaataataagttGCAATAATTGTCTTTCAATACAAACATCTTACAAGCTGCTTCACCATTTACCTAGTTGGtatcaataggccatttctgagttcccCCAGacctttgtatcaaaacaaggttaagtgCGCAGTCTTCGATGCGGCAACGATTTTTCATTCACTTGCAAACAAAACTCATTTtgacaagaaaggttgtgcacttggcctcattttgaaagtgagggtttttggaactcagaagtGGCCTATTTTCTTGTAAAGGAGGTATTAGGTCACCCcttttctgttttgaatggaAAAGTTTGATTTCATGGAATATATATTGCTACATTACAGCTGGCTAGTAAGATTGTAATACTGACTCTATCAGAGTGCAAAAAAATTTGTGTCTGACGGATAGCCTgaggctagtggattttgctatggctaataaaaggtaaaaaaaggtaaagcaaCCACATATTATGTCGATAACTCGTGACTGtaataataactgataaacttgaggttGACGGAGCGTTCATTTCACCCCCTCTCTCCATTGATGCTCCATTTTAAGGGTgtttaaagctagtcaaagctacacagaaaggagagaagttgaagTAAGGATGTGATGTCACCGCGGATTGAACTCGGGACCTCACGCACCGTAGGCCGCGCACCAAtcaactgtgccacccttgaTGAATTCTGTTCTAACTTGGCTGATGGGCATGGATACGTTTTAGGCGGAAAATCAGTTTACAGAAGAACTTTAATCAATCCTGCTGGTCAAGAACTTTTTACAAGCTAGCTATTAAACCAAATTTCTTTGCATTCTGCTATATGAAAGTATTAAATACATAAGAGGAAATATGCATAAGGCTATGTGGAAATCCTAGCATCCTTTTTAGTTGATATCATACCactaaattcaaaacattttctaCAGAAATTCTTGACCTAACTATGCAGGTTGACACTTTTGTCAATAGTGAAAGGTGTAACAAGTCTGATTTGTAGTCTCATGCCTCATCCTGTTCACAGATCGCTGTCCCAAGGTCCGATCTGTTTCCCAACCAGGGaatcaatttttcaactttcatTTAGAATGAATCTAAAGGAACTGTAGTATATCACTGGCAAATCATTTCACAGTAATAGTTGAAAAGTTTA
This window contains:
- the LOC140922633 gene encoding mitogen-activated protein kinase 14-like translates to MDDLPVGYYRVELNRTIWEVPEKYKDLSPIGTGAYGQVCSATNVETGEQVAIKKLSRPFQTTMHAKRSFRELKLLRHMNHENVIGLLDVFTPDTSLDAFKDVYMVTALMGADLNSILKCQKLTDEHVQFLVYQILRGLKYVHSAGVIHRDLKPSNIAVNEDCELKILDFGLARMAEEEMTGYVATRWYRAPEIMLNWMHYNKTVDVWSVGCIMAELLTSKTLFPGNDHIDQLTRIMKLVGKPDQEFLDKISSDSARNYILSMPEYEKKPFSDVFLHANPQAVDLLEKMLLLDTDNRLTAEEALAHPYLTTYADPDDEPTCEPFDEVQFEAKDWPIDKWRELCYKEILDFRAKKEEEAMQTG